The following are encoded in a window of Flavobacteriales bacterium genomic DNA:
- a CDS encoding 3-keto-5-aminohexanoate cleavage protein: protein MSQDKVIISAALTGAATNRSHCPHIPYTPVEIAEEAKRAVDAGAAIVHIHAREDNGMPSWRTEVFEAISKEVRERCPDVIINYSTGAIGLSTADRIKHLPATKPDMAAFNMGSMNYAIFSKKQKQFFWNGVFENSFDTMMAVVKCMNENGITPEMECFDTGHIRNAEPLREMGLLPANACYSLVMGVLGGIPATPENLMHQISQVPKGEFWQVIAISRKQWQMAAIACSMGGNFRVGLEDNFYLPNNEMAKSNGECVEWGVKLARMMGREPATIAETRAMLNIPLRDTVAS, encoded by the coding sequence ATGTCACAGGACAAGGTCATCATCAGTGCGGCGCTCACCGGGGCGGCCACCAACCGCAGCCACTGCCCGCACATCCCCTACACGCCGGTGGAGATCGCCGAGGAGGCCAAGCGCGCCGTGGATGCCGGGGCCGCCATCGTGCACATCCATGCCCGTGAGGACAACGGCATGCCCAGCTGGCGCACGGAGGTCTTCGAGGCCATCAGCAAGGAAGTGCGCGAACGCTGCCCGGACGTGATCATCAACTACAGCACCGGCGCCATCGGCCTCAGCACCGCCGACCGCATCAAGCACCTGCCCGCCACCAAGCCCGACATGGCCGCCTTCAACATGGGCAGCATGAACTACGCGATCTTCAGCAAGAAGCAGAAGCAGTTCTTCTGGAATGGCGTGTTCGAGAACAGCTTCGACACCATGATGGCCGTGGTGAAGTGCATGAACGAGAATGGTATCACGCCCGAGATGGAGTGCTTCGACACGGGCCACATCCGCAACGCCGAGCCGCTGCGCGAGATGGGACTGCTGCCCGCCAACGCCTGCTACAGCCTGGTGATGGGCGTGTTGGGCGGCATTCCCGCCACGCCGGAGAACCTCATGCACCAGATCAGCCAGGTGCCCAAGGGCGAGTTCTGGCAGGTGATCGCGATCAGCCGGAAACAGTGGCAGATGGCCGCCATCGCCTGTAGCATGGGAGGCAACTTCCGTGTGGGGCTGGAGGACAACTTCTACCTGCCCAACAACGAGATGGCGAAGAGCAATGGCGAATGCGTGGAATGGGGCGTGAAGCTGGCCCGCATGATGGGCCGCGAACCGGCCACCATCGCCGAAACGCGTGCAATGTTGAACATTCCCTTGCGCGACACGGTGGCATCCTGA
- a CDS encoding acyl-CoA dehydrogenase family protein, translated as MTTTQATALVKGAEFLIKASRPEDIFTPEDYTEEQHMFRKSMRDFLDKELEPIKDKFDTVEGTTIAPGLLEQMGELGFHGIGVPESFGGLGADFKTELAFGEIASDSFSFAQSIGVHTGLGIYPVLYYGTPEQQAKYLPDIIAAKIKCSYCLTEPGSGSDANAARTRAVLSADGTHYVLNGQKMWITNSGFADVFFVFCKIGDDKNLSCLIVHKEYGVKLGAEERKLGIHGSSTRQVFFEDVKVPVENLLGERDKGFKIAMNALNAGRIKIAVANSAIAKRAFRLGVSYANQRVQFGQPIASFGAIQRKIAAMATRIYANDSAWNRVAHQVDQVLESMIAGGMPELEAKQRSVAEFALECAMTKVYGSEMEQLVVDEALQIHGGMGYSAESEISTLYRNIRGNRIYEGTNEINRLLMPTTLLRKAMKGEVALMPAAMQAFQDLQAGKLNPAADTGEPFGLELSFLECAKTVTILAAGQAMQRFQEAIKDEQEVLMELADMLMHVYLFESALLRTMKYGEGDTATVRKAMTNVLMHDTAEVLRHAAREVVCASAQGDMAAMTVKALTRLLNLPPQDLKETRRTVAAHFIARNAYEL; from the coding sequence ATGACCACCACCCAAGCCACAGCCCTCGTCAAAGGCGCCGAGTTCCTCATCAAGGCCTCACGCCCCGAGGACATCTTCACGCCGGAGGACTACACCGAGGAGCAGCACATGTTCCGCAAGTCCATGCGCGACTTCCTCGACAAGGAGTTGGAACCGATCAAGGACAAGTTCGACACCGTGGAAGGCACCACCATCGCACCCGGACTGCTGGAACAGATGGGCGAGCTCGGCTTCCACGGCATCGGTGTGCCCGAGTCCTTTGGTGGCCTGGGTGCCGACTTCAAGACCGAGCTGGCCTTCGGGGAGATCGCCAGCGACAGCTTCTCCTTTGCGCAGAGCATCGGCGTGCATACGGGTCTCGGCATCTATCCCGTGCTTTACTACGGCACGCCCGAGCAGCAGGCGAAGTACCTGCCGGACATCATCGCGGCGAAGATCAAGTGCAGTTACTGCCTCACGGAACCCGGCAGCGGCAGCGATGCCAACGCCGCCCGCACCCGCGCCGTGCTCAGTGCCGATGGCACGCATTACGTGCTGAACGGCCAGAAGATGTGGATCACCAACTCGGGCTTCGCCGATGTGTTCTTCGTCTTCTGCAAGATCGGGGATGACAAGAACCTGTCCTGCCTGATCGTACACAAGGAATACGGCGTGAAGCTGGGCGCGGAGGAACGCAAGCTGGGCATCCACGGCAGCAGCACGCGGCAGGTCTTCTTCGAGGACGTGAAGGTGCCCGTGGAGAACCTGTTAGGCGAGCGCGACAAAGGCTTCAAGATCGCCATGAACGCGCTGAACGCCGGGCGCATCAAGATCGCGGTGGCCAACAGTGCCATCGCAAAACGTGCGTTCCGTTTGGGTGTGAGCTACGCCAACCAGCGCGTGCAGTTCGGTCAGCCGATCGCATCGTTCGGGGCCATCCAGCGAAAGATCGCGGCCATGGCCACCCGCATCTACGCCAACGACAGCGCATGGAACCGCGTGGCACACCAGGTGGACCAGGTGCTGGAGAGCATGATCGCCGGTGGCATGCCCGAGTTGGAGGCCAAACAGCGCAGCGTGGCCGAGTTCGCCTTGGAATGCGCCATGACCAAGGTCTACGGCTCCGAGATGGAGCAGTTGGTGGTGGACGAAGCGCTGCAGATCCACGGCGGCATGGGCTACAGCGCCGAAAGCGAGATCAGCACGCTGTACCGCAACATCCGCGGCAACCGCATCTACGAGGGCACCAACGAGATCAACCGCCTGCTGATGCCCACCACGCTGCTGCGCAAAGCGATGAAGGGCGAGGTGGCCCTGATGCCCGCCGCCATGCAGGCTTTCCAGGATCTTCAGGCCGGCAAACTGAACCCCGCAGCGGACACGGGTGAGCCCTTCGGCTTGGAATTGTCCTTCCTCGAGTGCGCGAAGACCGTCACCATCCTAGCCGCCGGGCAGGCCATGCAGCGCTTCCAGGAAGCGATCAAGGACGAGCAGGAGGTATTGATGGAACTGGCCGACATGCTCATGCACGTCTACCTCTTCGAGAGCGCGCTGCTCCGTACCATGAAGTACGGCGAGGGTGACACCGCCACCGTGCGCAAAGCGATGACCAACGTGCTGATGCACGACACCGCCGAGGTATTGCGCCATGCCGCGCGTGAGGTGGTGTGTGCCAGCGCGCAAGGCGACATGGCCGCCATGACCGTGAAAGCCCTCACGCGTCTGCTGAACCTCCCGCCACAGGACCTGAAGGAAACGCGGCGCACGGTGGCCGCACATTTCATCGCACGCAACGCCTACGAACTATGA
- a CDS encoding SDR family oxidoreductase — MFHESTFQGKIALVTGGRSGIGYAIAKQLLQLGATVIIVSRKEEPLLKAQQELAAFGNCDALACDIRDTERIAVLVEHIKQKHGRLDILVNNAGGQFPALAEYISDKGWKAVVENNLNGTFFMTRDMAKAFFIPQNDGTVVNIVVDMARGFPGMVHTGAARAGVENMTKTLAQEWSQYNIRLNCVAPGIIESSGLSTYPPQVQEMFSEARKAIPLKRFGDPQDIANAVCFLASPLASYITGITLYVDGAQHLNFDKMGLPNVLRSFL; from the coding sequence ATGTTCCACGAAAGCACATTCCAAGGAAAAATAGCGTTGGTCACCGGTGGCCGTTCCGGCATCGGCTACGCCATCGCCAAGCAACTGCTGCAGCTGGGTGCCACGGTGATCATCGTGTCGCGCAAGGAGGAGCCGCTGCTGAAGGCGCAGCAGGAACTCGCAGCCTTCGGCAATTGCGATGCACTGGCCTGCGACATCCGCGACACCGAGCGCATCGCCGTGCTGGTGGAGCACATCAAGCAGAAGCACGGCCGGCTCGACATCCTGGTGAACAACGCCGGCGGTCAGTTCCCCGCGCTGGCCGAGTACATCAGTGACAAGGGCTGGAAGGCCGTGGTGGAGAACAATCTCAACGGCACCTTCTTCATGACGCGCGACATGGCGAAAGCCTTCTTCATTCCGCAGAATGACGGCACCGTGGTGAACATCGTCGTCGACATGGCGCGCGGTTTCCCCGGCATGGTACACACCGGTGCCGCGCGGGCCGGGGTGGAGAACATGACCAAGACCCTCGCGCAGGAGTGGAGCCAGTACAACATCCGCCTCAACTGCGTGGCGCCCGGCATCATCGAGTCCTCGGGCCTTTCCACATACCCACCCCAGGTGCAGGAGATGTTCAGCGAAGCCCGCAAAGCCATTCCCCTGAAGCGCTTCGGCGACCCGCAGGACATCGCCAACGCGGTGTGCTTCCTCGCCAGCCCGCTTGCCAGTTACATCACCGGCATCACACTCTACGTGGACGGTGCCCAGCATTTGAACTTCGACAAGATGGGACTGCCCAATGTCCTTCGATCATTCCTCTGA